A part of Oryctolagus cuniculus chromosome 15, mOryCun1.1, whole genome shotgun sequence genomic DNA contains:
- the LOC138845405 gene encoding TBC1 domain family member 3B-like isoform X2 yields MRRIQKWIKMMKNHRKYCGSEKEMKEQARLGASHFHHIDSTITWTFRNHLIFQERYRMNQHALFQVLMEYSVYNPEVGYSQGLSHVVGLLLVFMPEEDFLWALVQLMENSKHTMHGEGRCVPGGLHHALVHPVLPGWGKCPGDPFPGKLLSQCLALLSWWPVTLSSTSPSRHRREPAVQTRQALPC; encoded by the exons ATGCGCAGAATCCAGAAATGGATAAAAATGATGAAGAACCACAGAAAATACTGCGGCAGCGAGAAG GAGATGAAAGAGCAGGCCAGACTGGGTGCCAGTCACTTCCATCACATCGACTCCACCATCACATGGACTTTCAGAAACCACCTGATCTTCCAGGAACGTTACAGAATGAa ccaaCACGCCTTATTCCAAGTGCTCATGGAGTATTCCGTATACAATCCC GAGGTGGGATACAGCCAGGGCCTGAGCCATGTTGTGGGGCTCTTACTCGTGTTCATGCCTGAGGAAGACTTTTTATGGGCCCTGGTCCAGCTCATGGAAAACAGCAAGCACACAATGCATG gaGAAGGAAGGTGTGTGCCTGGAGGACTACACCACGCACTGGTacatccagtgcttcctggatggggtaagtgccccggggaccccttcccagggaagctcctctcccagtgcctggCTCTTCTGTCCTGGTGGCCTGTGACCCTGAGCTccaccagccccagcagacacaggagggagcctgctgtgcagaccaggcaggccctgccctgctaa
- the LOC138845405 gene encoding USP6 N-terminal-like protein isoform X1: protein MSSEQKLPQDSTLGAKCKQEMRRIQKWIKMMKNHRKYCGSEKEMKEQARLGASHFHHIDSTITWTFRNHLIFQERYRMNQHALFQVLMEYSVYNPEVGYSQGLSHVVGLLLVFMPEEDFLWALVQLMENSKHTMHGEGRCVPGGLHHALVHPVLPGWGKCPGDPFPGKLLSQCLALLSWWPVTLSSTSPSRHRREPAVQTRQALPC, encoded by the exons ATGAGCAG TGAGCAGAAATTGCCCCAAGACAGCACCCTAGGGGCAAAG TGTAAACAGGAGATGCGCAGAATCCAGAAATGGATAAAAATGATGAAGAACCACAGAAAATACTGCGGCAGCGAGAAG GAGATGAAAGAGCAGGCCAGACTGGGTGCCAGTCACTTCCATCACATCGACTCCACCATCACATGGACTTTCAGAAACCACCTGATCTTCCAGGAACGTTACAGAATGAa ccaaCACGCCTTATTCCAAGTGCTCATGGAGTATTCCGTATACAATCCC GAGGTGGGATACAGCCAGGGCCTGAGCCATGTTGTGGGGCTCTTACTCGTGTTCATGCCTGAGGAAGACTTTTTATGGGCCCTGGTCCAGCTCATGGAAAACAGCAAGCACACAATGCATG gaGAAGGAAGGTGTGTGCCTGGAGGACTACACCACGCACTGGTacatccagtgcttcctggatggggtaagtgccccggggaccccttcccagggaagctcctctcccagtgcctggCTCTTCTGTCCTGGTGGCCTGTGACCCTGAGCTccaccagccccagcagacacaggagggagcctgctgtgcagaccaggcaggccctgccctgctaa
- the LOC138845405 gene encoding USP6 N-terminal-like protein isoform X5, which translates to MSSEQKLPQDSTLGAKCKQEMRRIQKWIKMMKNHRKYCGSEKEMKEQARLGASHFHHIDSTITWTFRNHLIFQERYRMNQHALFQVLMEYSVYNPEVGYSQGLSHVVGLLLVFMPEEDFLWALVQLMENSKHTMHGEGRCVPGGLHHALVHPVLPGWGAIPPGSEDVGHLYP; encoded by the exons ATGAGCAG TGAGCAGAAATTGCCCCAAGACAGCACCCTAGGGGCAAAG TGTAAACAGGAGATGCGCAGAATCCAGAAATGGATAAAAATGATGAAGAACCACAGAAAATACTGCGGCAGCGAGAAG GAGATGAAAGAGCAGGCCAGACTGGGTGCCAGTCACTTCCATCACATCGACTCCACCATCACATGGACTTTCAGAAACCACCTGATCTTCCAGGAACGTTACAGAATGAa ccaaCACGCCTTATTCCAAGTGCTCATGGAGTATTCCGTATACAATCCC GAGGTGGGATACAGCCAGGGCCTGAGCCATGTTGTGGGGCTCTTACTCGTGTTCATGCCTGAGGAAGACTTTTTATGGGCCCTGGTCCAGCTCATGGAAAACAGCAAGCACACAATGCATG gaGAAGGAAGGTGTGTGCCTGGAGGACTACACCACGCACTGGTacatccagtgcttcctggatggg GTGCCATTCCCCCTGGCTCTGAGGATGTGGGACATCTATATCCTTGA
- the LOC138845405 gene encoding TBC1 domain family member 3B-like isoform X3 encodes MMLEVDKKKAQNPGKYVEMKEQARLGASHFHHIDSTITWTFRNHLIFQERYRMNQHALFQVLMEYSVYNPEVGYSQGLSHVVGLLLVFMPEEDFLWALVQLMENSKHTMHGEGRCVPGGLHHALVHPVLPGWGKCPGDPFPGKLLSQCLALLSWWPVTLSSTSPSRHRREPAVQTRQALPC; translated from the exons ATGATGCTGGAGGTGGACAAAAAGAAGGCCCAGAATCCAGGCAAATATGTG GAGATGAAAGAGCAGGCCAGACTGGGTGCCAGTCACTTCCATCACATCGACTCCACCATCACATGGACTTTCAGAAACCACCTGATCTTCCAGGAACGTTACAGAATGAa ccaaCACGCCTTATTCCAAGTGCTCATGGAGTATTCCGTATACAATCCC GAGGTGGGATACAGCCAGGGCCTGAGCCATGTTGTGGGGCTCTTACTCGTGTTCATGCCTGAGGAAGACTTTTTATGGGCCCTGGTCCAGCTCATGGAAAACAGCAAGCACACAATGCATG gaGAAGGAAGGTGTGTGCCTGGAGGACTACACCACGCACTGGTacatccagtgcttcctggatggggtaagtgccccggggaccccttcccagggaagctcctctcccagtgcctggCTCTTCTGTCCTGGTGGCCTGTGACCCTGAGCTccaccagccccagcagacacaggagggagcctgctgtgcagaccaggcaggccctgccctgctaa
- the LOC138845405 gene encoding USP6 N-terminal-like protein isoform X4, with product MSSEQKLPQDSTLGAKCKQEMRRIQKWIKMMKNHRKYCGSEKEMKEQARLGASHFHHIDSTITWTFRNHLIFQERYRMNQHALFQVLMEYSVYNPEVGYSQGLSHVVGLLLVFMPEEDFLWALVQLMENSKHTMHGSAASPWPSWVWEPSEQGILSLSSDSGCFWLFCLTHLYTASLFF from the exons ATGAGCAG TGAGCAGAAATTGCCCCAAGACAGCACCCTAGGGGCAAAG TGTAAACAGGAGATGCGCAGAATCCAGAAATGGATAAAAATGATGAAGAACCACAGAAAATACTGCGGCAGCGAGAAG GAGATGAAAGAGCAGGCCAGACTGGGTGCCAGTCACTTCCATCACATCGACTCCACCATCACATGGACTTTCAGAAACCACCTGATCTTCCAGGAACGTTACAGAATGAa ccaaCACGCCTTATTCCAAGTGCTCATGGAGTATTCCGTATACAATCCC GAGGTGGGATACAGCCAGGGCCTGAGCCATGTTGTGGGGCTCTTACTCGTGTTCATGCCTGAGGAAGACTTTTTATGGGCCCTGGTCCAGCTCATGGAAAACAGCAAGCACACAATGCATG GCTCTGCAGCTTCACCATGGCCATCCTGGGTGTGGGAACCTTCAGAACAAGGGATCCTGTCCTTGTCCAGTGACTCAGGTTGTTTCTGGCTCTTCTGCCTCACACATCTCTACAcagcctctctttttttttaa